One genomic window of Arachis stenosperma cultivar V10309 chromosome 10, arast.V10309.gnm1.PFL2, whole genome shotgun sequence includes the following:
- the LOC130957734 gene encoding pentatricopeptide repeat-containing protein At3g53700, chloroplastic-like has translation MVIPKLFNTVRFFFFFSLPHSPPSYSSTFLFSNITSSPSAIFFRLFHSPRSFLFSTPTSSSTMHSDIHNYATTCSSAALHLHSPSTHRYLYLNSYSYSYSYSNSYSSYRGRLSGEVSDIVALIREDANDLGIRLNRMNLRLSNALVVEVLKALAIERVSALRFFDWLKNNHAEICGDPEIGFLVVNNCGLLGNYEAMVPILNEFNLKRVPLRRNAFGFLLFLCLDKASAVECVTKMIGVLNEVGGVCQSSGFRLLIEMLGVLGFVDIAKFVLGTMRRKVNHYNILISIMCKRDDCKGAEDLLNEMKRSGCDPNRLTYNLLISCLCKNGKFAEAFEMVKTMEKECGRPDASTFDILINLSCKHHQFDLVSKLLDEMTLKGIEPCVSTHAAVIKCYFASGKYAEAHEYVVGTTIKRSFSSNANYSLLADLHLKTGNVLLAQKILFEMMDKGLKPNFPVYMKIRKRLQKKNEMDLSMELSRRYLNLIEK, from the coding sequence ATGGTAATTCCTAAATTGTTCAACACCGTTaggtttttcttcttcttctcactTCCTCACTCTCCTCCTTCTTATTCTTCCACCTTTCTCTTCTCCAATATCACTTCTTCACCTTCCGCAATTTTCTTCCGCCTTTTCCACTCCCCAAGATCCTTCCTTTTCTCTACTCCGACCTCTTCTTCTACTATGCACTCTGATATTCATAACTATGCCACCACATGCTCCAGCGCTGCTCTTCACTTGCATTCACCTTCCACTCATAGGTATTTATATTTGAATTCGTATTCGTATTCGTATTCGTATTCGAACTCTTATTCTTCTTACCGTGGTAGACTATCTGGTGAAGTTTCTGATATTGTTGCCTTGATTCGTGAGGATGCGAATGATTTAGGGATTAGGTTAAATAGGATGAACTTGCGTTTGTCTAATGCTTTGGTTGTTGAGGTTTTGAAGGCCTTGGCAATTGAGAGAGTTTCAGCATTGAGGTTCTTTGATTGGCTGAAAAACAACCATGCTGAGATTTGTGGCGATCCGGAGATAGGTTTCTTGGTTGTTAATAACTGTGGTCTCTTGGGAAATTATGAAGCTATGGTTCCAATTTTGAATGAATTTAACCTTAAAAGGGTCCCCTTGAGACGAAATGCTTTTGGATTCTTGCTGTTTTTGTGTTTGGACAAGGCTTCTGCAGTCGAATGTGTAACGAAAATGATTGGTGTGCTAAATGAGGTTGGTGGGGTATGTCAAAGTTCTGGTTTTCGGTTATTGATAGAGATGTTGGGTGTTTTGGGGTTTGTTGATATAGCTAAATTTGTTTTAGGAACAAtgagaaggaaggtgaatcacTATAATATCTTAATAAGTATAATGTGCAAGAGAGATGATTGCAAAGGAGCAGAGGATTTGTTAAacgagatgaagagaagtggtTGTGATCCAAACAGACTTACTTATAATTTGTTGATTAGTTGTCTATGCAAGAATGGTAAATTTGCAGAAGCTTTTGAAATGGTTAAAACTATGGAAAAAGAGTGTGGTAGACCTGATGCAAGCACCTTTGATATTCTTATTAACTTATCATGTAAACATCACCAGTTTGATTTAGTTTCAAAACTTCTTGATGAAATGACGCTGAAGGGTATTGAACCTTGTGTTTCAACTCATGCTGCGGTAATAAAGTGTTATTTTGCTTCAGGAAAATATGCGGAAGCGCATGAATACGTGGTTGGTACTACCATTAAGCGGAGTTTTTCCAGCAATGCAAACTACAGCTTACTTGCTGACCTTCATTTGAAGACAGGAAATGTTCTACTTGCGCAGAAGATTCTCTTTGAGATGATGGATAAGGGTCTTAAACCAAATTTTCCAGTGTACATGAAGATAAGGAAGCGTcttcaaaagaaaaatgaaatggaTTTGTCTATGGAATTATCAAGAAGATACTTGAACTtgattgaaaaatga